The following nucleotide sequence is from Halorussus caseinilyticus.
TCGGCGACGAACCCGTCTTCGTCCTCGGCCGCGACGACCACGCGGCCCACGTCGCCATGACCCTCCTGAACTTCACCGACGACGTTGACCTCCTGCTGAACGACGAGGAACCGGCGTGGAGTGACGACGTGTCCGAACAGGTCCGCGAACACCCCGTCGAAGTCGTTTCCGACCGCGTGGACCACGCCTACGCCGACGAGGACCCCGACCACGGCGACGGCGAGCGATGGCTCGGCGGTCTGGAGTTCGCCGACGGTCACGCACGCGAGTACGGCGGCGGGTTCGCGGTCCACGGCAAGGAGTTCAACAACGACCTCGCGGCCGACCTCGGATGCGACTGCAACGACGACGGGTCGGTCGCGGTGGACGACGACCGCGAGACCAGCGTCGATGGGGCCTACGCGGTCGGCGACCTGACCCACGGCCAGAACCAGACGCCCATCGCCGTCGGTGACGGCGCGTACGCCGGTATCGCGCTCCACAAGGACCTGCGGCGGTTCCCGGTCGCGGCAGACGAACTCGACCGACTCGACGACCTCGGCGTGCCCGCGATGCCCGACGACCTCCGCGCCCGGATGTGGCGCGTGCGGGCCGACGACGACCACGCTGGGATGACGCCGCCGGACCGCTGACTGACCCCACTCGACCGCCGACGCCTCAGAGCGCGTCTAACACGGCGTCGAGCAGACGCTCCGGTCCGCCGTCGTCGTAGACGTTCCCGGCCGGGAGTCCCCACGCCGCCGACTGCTCGTCGGCGTCCCCCCACGTCGAGAGTGCCGCGACCGGTGTTTCGGTCTCGTCCGGCGACCCGGCCAGCGACTCGATGGCCGCGACTTCCCGCTCGACGCCCGCGACCGAGAACCGCTCGAAGTCCGCGCGCCCCTCCCGGTCGGGGTCGTCCACCAGCACCACGGCGTCGGGGTTCGCGCCGTGGAGCAACGAGAGGGTGACGCCGGAGTACGCCCGGTGGGTCAGCGCGGCTTGCCCCTCCACGAACACGAAGTCGTGGTCCTCGGCCACGGCGCAGACTAAATCCTCGACCACGCCCGCGGTGAAGTCGGCGGGCACGCGGTCCACGACGACGCCGCGATGCGCCCCGACCATGATTCCGGTCTGACCGGTGGCGACCCATCCGGCGTCCAGACCGGCCTCCCGCGCGGCCCGGTAGAGTTCGAAGGTGGTCGTGCGCTTGCCCACCGCGCAGTCGGTGCCCATCGTCAGCACCACGTCGGCGTCTACGTCGTCCACCCGGCCGTCGCCGACCCGCAGGTCGTCTCCCGCCGGTGGTTTGCGCACGTCGAACAGGCGGACGCCGGACTCGGCGGCCAACTCCTGCCACCGCGGGCGCTCGGAGAGGAAGGTGTGCAGCCCCGACACCACGTCGCACCCGGCCCGCATCGCTCGCTCGATGTCTTCGACCCACGCGTCGGGGAGTTGTCCGCCCGCGGGCGCGACCCCGATGACCAGCGCCTCGGTCTCGGGTGCGCGCTCCAGCGCCGCGTCCACGGACGCGACGACCGGCACGTCGGCAACGTCGTCGCGTCCGAGTACGTCGGCGGCGGTCCGTCCGGCGCGCGCGGAATCGACGACCGCTCTCGCCTCGAAGAGTTCGCTGTGCATCACTACGCCGTTCGCGGTCTTGCCCTCGGTGGTCCCGAACGCGCCCTCCGCGAGGACGACGGCGGGGACCGGCGCGTCGAAGGCGCCGTGAAGGTCCATGCTGATGACTCACGAACGACCTCCGTAAAACGCTACCACCGTTCATGAGAGGGACCGAGAGACAGCTATTTAGGCGACGACTCCATCGGTACGACCGAGGTGCATGGCAACTGATACCACGGGTGGACTACGGCTAACGCTCGACATCTGGCATCCCGACTGTTGGACCCTTGCCGTGACAGAGCGAACCGACGGGGGGTTGCTCGGCCACGGCGTCCACCGCATCGACGGGATGGCGAACGGTCGGTTCACGGCCTACGGGGACGCCACCGACGAGGTGGACGAACTGGTCGGGGCGATTCGGGACTCGGACCTCACCGAGTCGGTGTGGGAGACGGCGAGTCCCCACGCCGACGCCGACACGCAGGTTCCGGGTAACGCGAGTCGGGGAATCGTGGTCCGGTACGACATCGAAAACAGCATCAACGATGCGCTGGTCTCGCGGGGGTTCATCCCGGACGAACCGGTCCGGATGTACGACGGCCGGGAGTACTGGACGGTCATCGTCAACGAGAGTCGGACCGCGGTCCACGACCGCATCGACGCGATACGCGACGAGATGGACGCCGACGTGGTGGTCGAACTCATCACCGCGCCCGCCGCCGGGAGCGGCATCTTCCGGACCGACGAACTCTCGGCCCGCCAGCGCGAGGTGTTCGAGTTGGCGCGTCAGAAGGGCTACTACACGTGGCCCCGCGAGGTGTCGGCGACCGAACTCGCCGAGGACTTGGACGTGTCGAAGGCGACCCTGCTCGAACACCTCCGGAAGGCCGAGGTGAAACTCCTCGGGGAGGTGTGATTGCTCGTCGGATGTGTGATTGCTCGCGCAGACTCCGGGCGCGTTCGCGTGGCCACCCGCGAGCGCATGGGCTATCCGCGGGCGCAGGACTCGCGGGCGCAGGACTGCGCCCGCGGATAGCCCGCGCGACCGAGAGCGCGCGTGGGCT
It contains:
- a CDS encoding NAD(P)/FAD-dependent oxidoreductase → MTQTPAYEVVVVGGGPAGLTTALYATRLGHRTAVVNREGGRYESVSFVHNLVGVSEETSGRDVTALAIDQLEEYGADYYQDDVREVERVGPDDAPDFENESDGTQFRVTAEKVALRADRVVFATGFTDVPPNVRDLREFTGRGLHYCLHCDAYTLGDEPVFVLGRDDHAAHVAMTLLNFTDDVDLLLNDEEPAWSDDVSEQVREHPVEVVSDRVDHAYADEDPDHGDGERWLGGLEFADGHAREYGGGFAVHGKEFNNDLAADLGCDCNDDGSVAVDDDRETSVDGAYAVGDLTHGQNQTPIAVGDGAYAGIALHKDLRRFPVAADELDRLDDLGVPAMPDDLRARMWRVRADDDHAGMTPPDR
- a CDS encoding DUF1611 domain-containing protein produces the protein MDLHGAFDAPVPAVVLAEGAFGTTEGKTANGVVMHSELFEARAVVDSARAGRTAADVLGRDDVADVPVVASVDAALERAPETEALVIGVAPAGGQLPDAWVEDIERAMRAGCDVVSGLHTFLSERPRWQELAAESGVRLFDVRKPPAGDDLRVGDGRVDDVDADVVLTMGTDCAVGKRTTTFELYRAAREAGLDAGWVATGQTGIMVGAHRGVVVDRVPADFTAGVVEDLVCAVAEDHDFVFVEGQAALTHRAYSGVTLSLLHGANPDAVVLVDDPDREGRADFERFSVAGVEREVAAIESLAGSPDETETPVAALSTWGDADEQSAAWGLPAGNVYDDGGPERLLDAVLDAL
- a CDS encoding helix-turn-helix domain-containing protein; the protein is MATDTTGGLRLTLDIWHPDCWTLAVTERTDGGLLGHGVHRIDGMANGRFTAYGDATDEVDELVGAIRDSDLTESVWETASPHADADTQVPGNASRGIVVRYDIENSINDALVSRGFIPDEPVRMYDGREYWTVIVNESRTAVHDRIDAIRDEMDADVVVELITAPAAGSGIFRTDELSARQREVFELARQKGYYTWPREVSATELAEDLDVSKATLLEHLRKAEVKLLGEV